From the genome of Ignavibacteriales bacterium, one region includes:
- a CDS encoding D-sedoheptulose 7-phosphate isomerase — MDKEKFIADSLKESSEVKLKMESACKAEILVAVQSLVDAFRNGKKILLCGNGGSAADSQHIAAEFMIRLSHNVQRPALPAIALTTDSSNLTAGGNDIGFENVFARNVEGLGNEGDVLIAISTSGNSQNIIKAVNKAHEKKMFVIGFLGGTGGKMKEIVDLPVVIPSSNTQRIQEGHITVAHIVCELVELELYK, encoded by the coding sequence TTGGATAAAGAAAAATTCATTGCCGATTCGCTTAAGGAAAGCAGCGAAGTTAAACTAAAAATGGAATCAGCTTGCAAAGCGGAAATTTTGGTTGCGGTTCAAAGTTTAGTTGATGCTTTTAGGAATGGAAAAAAAATATTGTTATGCGGTAACGGCGGCAGTGCAGCAGATAGCCAGCATATCGCTGCCGAATTTATGATACGATTAAGCCACAATGTGCAACGACCGGCATTACCGGCTATCGCATTAACAACCGATTCATCAAACCTTACCGCTGGTGGAAATGATATCGGTTTCGAAAATGTTTTTGCCCGTAATGTTGAAGGTCTTGGTAACGAAGGAGATGTTTTGATTGCAATATCAACAAGCGGTAATTCACAGAATATTATTAAAGCAGTAAATAAAGCACACGAGAAAAAAATGTTTGTTATTGGATTCCTCGGAGGGACAGGAGGAAAGATGAAAGAGATTGTTGATCTTCCGGTTGTGATTCCGTCATCAAATACACAACGCATTCAGGAGGGGCATATTACCGTTGCGCATATAGTTTGTGAGTTGGTGGAATTAGAATTATACAAATAA
- a CDS encoding aminotransferase class V-fold PLP-dependent enzyme — MDINEVRNLFPHLQTDQIYFNHAAIGPWSSLVLNRINEYAQQRSGSKIENYPFLLKWNSGAKEKLGKILGTTTDRLAWVDNVSNGLNILAQGLDLKEGDRIILNDIEFPSNIYPFLNLQKRGIEIDLIKSRNGIVDIEDIEKVITPRTKLVSISLVQFLSGYRADIDAIGELCRQRGIIFCVDAIQGAGVVQIDVNKSKIDFLSGGTQKWFMSSQGLSYIFLTEELQNRIDQKNVGWTSVDNAWNLLDYDLALKSSADRFQNGTVNALGVAIFDAMLNLFLDFGMQNVENKILVNTNFFIEKLSQIGIKTILENVTENNRAGIVTFRHEDSKRIYDELEKRKIYSAVREGMIRFSPHFYNTKDEIENVVNELGKITGGR, encoded by the coding sequence ATGGACATTAATGAAGTCAGAAATTTGTTTCCGCACTTACAGACCGATCAGATCTATTTCAATCATGCGGCGATAGGGCCGTGGTCATCTCTTGTCTTGAATCGCATAAATGAATATGCTCAGCAGCGGAGCGGTTCTAAGATTGAGAATTATCCATTCTTATTGAAATGGAACAGCGGTGCGAAAGAAAAACTTGGAAAGATTCTTGGAACAACGACGGACCGTCTTGCCTGGGTGGATAATGTTTCAAACGGATTGAATATTCTGGCTCAAGGATTGGATTTGAAAGAAGGCGATAGAATAATTTTGAACGACATTGAATTTCCTTCAAACATCTATCCCTTTTTAAATCTACAAAAACGAGGAATTGAAATTGATCTGATAAAATCGCGCAATGGAATTGTTGATATTGAAGATATTGAGAAGGTGATAACACCAAGGACAAAATTAGTTTCGATAAGCCTAGTTCAATTTCTTTCCGGTTACCGTGCGGATATCGATGCTATTGGTGAATTGTGTAGGCAGCGTGGAATTATATTTTGTGTTGATGCCATTCAAGGTGCCGGTGTGGTTCAAATAGATGTTAACAAATCTAAAATTGATTTTCTCTCCGGCGGAACGCAAAAATGGTTTATGAGCAGTCAAGGGTTGTCATATATCTTTCTAACTGAAGAATTACAAAACCGGATTGATCAAAAAAATGTCGGTTGGACTTCAGTTGATAATGCGTGGAATCTACTTGATTACGATCTCGCACTAAAATCAAGCGCGGACCGCTTTCAGAATGGAACTGTGAATGCCCTCGGTGTTGCAATATTTGATGCAATGCTGAATCTATTTCTAGATTTTGGAATGCAGAATGTCGAAAATAAAATATTAGTTAACACAAATTTCTTTATCGAAAAATTATCACAGATAGGAATAAAAACTATTCTAGAAAATGTAACTGAAAATAATAGAGCGGGAATTGTAACCTTCCGCCATGAAGATTCAAAAAGAATCTATGATGAATTAGAAAAGAGAAAAATATATTCGGCAGTCCGTGAAGGAATGATACGGTTTTCGCCGCATTTCTATAACACAAAAGATGAAATAGAAAATGTTGTTAATGAGTTAGGAAAAATTACTGGGGGTAGATAA
- a CDS encoding oligopeptide transporter, OPT family, protein MSSNEKPTNGGLPVNAYTELKPGEEYVPIMSPHIAFPEVTPYSVITGLVMAVIFSAAAAYLGLKVGQVFEAAIPIAILAVGLTTLLGKKGGMGQNVIIQSIGSSSGAVVAGAIFTLPGIYILGLQATFFQMFFASMLGGFLGILFLVPFRKYFVSEMHGKLPFPEGTATTEILVAGEKGGKQALILVVSGLIGGIYDFLVATFGTWSEIFTSRVIGVGEVLADKFKLVFRLNTSAAVVGLGYVIGLKYSTIIVAGSFLSYFVFVPLIAYFGADLTVTVGSGVTMLIKDMSAELIFRNYVRHIGIGAIAMAGFIGIVRSSGVIRSAFSLAIKEIFGGKNLESANLRTQRDLSMKIIVVGIILTAVVIFLFFMFGVVFNLVHALVGLAIVMIMSFLFTTVAANAIAITGNNPVSGMTLMTLVLSSIILVSVGLSGPAGMVSALIIGGVVCTALSVAGSFVTDLKIGYWLGSSPYKQEKWKFVGAIISAATVVWIIALLDKIYGFAGGGLAAPQANAMAAIIQPLLSNQPAPWMLYIAGAVIALLLVMVKVPVLAFALGMYLPQEINTPLMVGGLIAHYVSTRSKDEGLNNARRERGTLIASGFIAGGALMGVVSVIIRSTGANWIMTEWFESNSAEVLSIVMFALLCLYTIWDSLRAKKED, encoded by the coding sequence ATGAGTTCAAACGAAAAACCAACCAATGGCGGATTACCGGTTAACGCCTACACAGAATTAAAACCCGGAGAAGAGTACGTTCCAATTATGTCGCCTCATATTGCTTTCCCCGAGGTAACACCTTATTCCGTAATCACCGGACTTGTAATGGCAGTAATTTTTTCAGCTGCCGCCGCATACTTAGGATTAAAAGTCGGTCAAGTTTTTGAAGCTGCAATTCCAATTGCGATTCTAGCAGTTGGATTAACTACTCTGCTTGGCAAGAAAGGCGGAATGGGTCAGAACGTAATTATTCAATCTATCGGCTCTTCATCCGGTGCAGTTGTAGCGGGTGCAATTTTTACTTTACCGGGAATTTATATTCTTGGTCTTCAGGCAACTTTCTTTCAGATGTTCTTTGCATCAATGCTCGGTGGATTTTTAGGAATACTCTTTCTTGTTCCATTTAGAAAATATTTTGTTTCTGAAATGCACGGCAAACTTCCATTTCCAGAAGGAACAGCAACAACAGAAATTTTAGTTGCCGGAGAAAAGGGTGGAAAGCAAGCTTTGATTCTTGTCGTAAGTGGACTTATCGGCGGTATCTACGATTTTTTAGTCGCAACATTTGGTACTTGGTCTGAAATATTTACTTCACGCGTAATAGGTGTAGGAGAAGTTCTCGCTGATAAATTCAAATTAGTATTCAGATTGAATACAAGTGCGGCTGTTGTTGGACTTGGTTATGTAATTGGTCTTAAGTATTCAACAATTATAGTCGCCGGATCATTTTTATCATATTTCGTGTTCGTTCCATTGATAGCTTACTTCGGTGCAGATCTAACAGTAACTGTTGGTTCCGGAGTAACAATGCTTATTAAAGATATGTCTGCCGAATTGATATTTAGAAATTATGTTCGGCACATTGGTATTGGTGCAATTGCTATGGCTGGATTTATTGGAATTGTGCGTTCCTCCGGTGTTATTCGGTCTGCATTCTCACTTGCCATTAAAGAAATATTTGGCGGAAAGAATTTAGAATCTGCAAATTTACGCACTCAACGTGATCTCTCGATGAAAATTATTGTTGTGGGTATCATTCTTACAGCAGTTGTGATCTTTCTATTTTTCATGTTTGGCGTAGTATTCAACTTAGTCCATGCTTTAGTTGGATTAGCAATTGTAATGATAATGTCTTTTCTATTCACTACTGTTGCTGCGAATGCTATTGCTATTACGGGTAACAATCCGGTTTCAGGTATGACTTTGATGACGTTAGTATTATCGTCAATCATCCTTGTTTCTGTTGGTCTTTCCGGACCAGCCGGAATGGTTTCCGCATTAATTATCGGCGGAGTAGTTTGTACCGCTTTATCTGTTGCGGGCTCATTTGTAACAGATTTGAAAATTGGTTACTGGTTAGGTTCGTCCCCATATAAACAGGAAAAATGGAAATTTGTCGGTGCTATTATTTCGGCTGCGACAGTTGTTTGGATTATTGCTCTCTTAGATAAAATTTATGGATTTGCTGGCGGCGGACTTGCGGCTCCCCAAGCAAATGCAATGGCTGCAATCATTCAACCTCTTCTGTCAAATCAACCGGCACCCTGGATGCTATATATTGCCGGTGCAGTTATTGCACTGCTTTTAGTGATGGTCAAAGTGCCGGTTCTAGCATTTGCATTAGGAATGTACTTACCTCAAGAAATAAATACTCCACTCATGGTCGGTGGATTAATTGCTCATTATGTATCAACTAGAAGTAAGGATGAAGGATTGAATAATGCTCGCCGTGAAAGGGGAACATTGATTGCATCCGGATTTATTGCCGGCGGTGCTTTGATGGGTGTTGTTAGTGTAATTATAAGGTCCACAGGCGCAAATTGGATTATGACCGAATGGTTTGAATCTAATTCTGCCGAAGTACTTTCGATTGTAATGTTTGCTCTTCTTTGTCTTTATACAATTTGGGATTCATTGCGCGCAAAGAAAGAAGACTAA
- the pepF gene encoding oligoendopeptidase F → MRHIFIFLTIILAVIMVSESTFAQNLERKDVPDKFKWDNSILYKSIDEWQKDRESIDKQIDRLKNYQGKLGESADTFYSALRLFFDIYKSYYKLSDYSARVADEDLRISSNQSLNQQATILGTKLGEVSAFMNPEILKIEDEKIKKFFGEKKELNEFKFFVDDILRLREHTLNTREEEILASAGLITSTPDEVYGIFDNAEKPNAKVKLSTGEEVELSSSAYTKYRTVENRADRELVMKSTFENYKKFQNTIGANLAGKIRADYFYAKNRNYKTVLESSLNGNKIPVSVYENLIDQIHKNLPTLHRFLKLKTKMLGVDKLHYYDLYTPLVKSVDFKYTIEEGQKLLLDVFKPMGSKYVATVKKAFNERWIDYMPTTGKRSGAYSSGAQYDTHPYILTNWTDDYGSVSTLTHELGHTMHSYFSNKHQSFVDAQYATFVAEIASTINETLLNDYMVNKVKNDQEKLFLLGSYLDLLRTTIFRQTSFAEFELEMHKRIENGSPLTGEEMSKIYYDIVKKYYGNDEGACVVDDYVAYEWAYIPHFVNYTYYVYQYSTSLIYATAFAEKILNEGQPAVDKFYNILNGGSSDYPIELIKKAGIDPLSSEAFDLTMAKMNKVMDQMEEILKKK, encoded by the coding sequence ATGAGACACATTTTCATTTTTTTAACAATCATTCTGGCGGTTATAATGGTATCAGAATCAACTTTTGCTCAGAATCTAGAACGTAAAGATGTTCCGGATAAATTTAAGTGGGATAATTCCATTCTCTATAAAAGTATTGATGAATGGCAGAAAGACCGCGAATCAATTGATAAACAAATTGATAGATTAAAAAATTATCAAGGGAAATTGGGTGAAAGTGCAGATACATTTTATTCTGCTCTTCGTTTATTTTTTGATATTTATAAAAGCTACTATAAACTTTCCGATTACTCCGCACGCGTTGCAGATGAAGATTTACGTATCAGTTCAAACCAATCTTTGAATCAGCAGGCAACAATACTCGGCACTAAACTCGGTGAAGTTTCCGCTTTTATGAATCCGGAGATTCTAAAAATCGAAGATGAAAAGATCAAAAAGTTTTTTGGCGAGAAAAAAGAATTAAATGAATTCAAATTTTTTGTTGATGATATTCTAAGGCTGAGAGAACATACATTAAACACGCGCGAAGAAGAAATTCTTGCAAGTGCAGGACTAATTACTTCAACTCCGGATGAAGTTTACGGAATCTTTGACAATGCGGAAAAACCTAATGCCAAAGTTAAACTATCGACTGGCGAAGAAGTTGAACTCAGTTCTTCTGCATACACCAAATATAGAACGGTTGAAAACCGGGCTGACCGTGAATTAGTAATGAAATCAACATTCGAGAATTATAAAAAATTTCAAAATACAATTGGGGCGAACCTAGCCGGTAAAATCCGGGCTGATTATTTCTACGCAAAAAATAGAAATTATAAAACGGTTCTTGAGAGTTCTCTTAACGGAAATAAAATCCCAGTTTCTGTCTACGAAAATCTTATCGATCAAATTCATAAAAATCTACCAACGTTGCACCGCTTTCTAAAATTGAAAACTAAAATGCTCGGTGTTGATAAACTTCATTATTACGACCTTTATACGCCGCTTGTAAAATCTGTTGATTTTAAATACACAATTGAAGAAGGACAAAAACTTTTGCTGGATGTTTTCAAACCAATGGGAAGTAAATATGTTGCGACTGTTAAGAAAGCATTTAACGAACGATGGATTGACTACATGCCAACAACCGGTAAAAGGAGCGGGGCATATTCTTCAGGTGCTCAGTACGATACTCATCCATATATATTAACCAACTGGACGGATGATTACGGCTCTGTTTCGACTCTTACTCATGAGCTGGGACATACAATGCATAGTTACTTCTCTAATAAACATCAGTCTTTTGTTGATGCTCAGTACGCCACATTCGTTGCGGAGATCGCTTCTACAATCAACGAGACTCTTCTTAACGATTATATGGTCAATAAAGTAAAGAACGATCAAGAAAAACTTTTCTTGCTCGGTTCATATCTCGATCTCCTACGTACGACAATATTCCGACAAACCTCTTTTGCAGAGTTCGAATTGGAAATGCATAAACGGATTGAAAATGGAAGTCCTCTTACCGGCGAGGAAATGAGTAAGATCTATTATGACATCGTTAAGAAATATTATGGCAATGATGAAGGCGCATGTGTGGTTGATGATTATGTGGCTTACGAATGGGCATATATTCCTCACTTTGTAAATTACACTTATTACGTTTATCAGTATTCAACTTCACTGATCTACGCTACGGCATTTGCTGAAAAAATATTAAATGAAGGACAGCCGGCAGTTGATAAGTTCTACAATATCTTAAATGGCGGTTCTTCAGATTATCCTATTGAGTTAATTAAGAAAGCAGGAATTGATCCTTTATCATCCGAAGCATTTGATTTAACAATGGCAAAGATGAATAAAGTTATGGATCAAATGGAAGAAATTTTGAAGAAGAAATAA
- a CDS encoding Tex family protein, translating to MNIPLFIAKELNVQEKQVTSVINLFGEGATVPFIARYRKEHTGGLDEDYLRQIEDRLSYLTILEERKLVVLKSIEEQGKLTDELRDKILAAVKLQEVEDLYLPYKPKRKTRGTIAKAKGLEPLALFILENPNFKNDFDEVLAQYINPDLGVNTIEEALQGAKDIIAEMISETAEVRQSAREFLFDDASIVSSKADPKKEELRANKKDVYEVYHNFACQLNKIKPYQLLAINRGEKEFFLKVTLSYDKPGILNTIFDKYFSYDKSVFDEILNEVVEDSFSRLIYPSIERDVRNQLSEEADLHAIEIFAANLRQLLLQPPINSKNILGIDPGFYSGSKLAVIDTTGKYIEGTTIYPHPPQNRSADAKKILLDLIERYGVNLIAIGNGTASRETELLIADLIKENKLDCHYLIVNEAGASVYSASPLAKEEFPELEASQRGNISIARRVLDPLAELVKIDPKSIGVGLYQHDVDQKLLLKKLDDVVVSCVNYVGVDVNTASVSLLNHVSGLNKRIATNLIKHRDKIGRFTNRDQFMKVTGMGEKAFEQCAGFLKIPNGENPLDNTFIHPESYDATTKLLKLCELSTTHINEKGNLVELFVKNKGTQKIAEQIGIGEPTLIDILDNLKKPGRDPREEMPKPILRSDVLKMEDLEEGMKLKGTVRNVVDFGAFIDIGVKQDGLLHISQIANKYVKNPLELLKVGDIIDVTVLSIDIPKQRIALSMISNM from the coding sequence ATGAACATTCCTTTATTCATTGCTAAAGAACTAAACGTACAGGAAAAACAAGTAACCTCTGTAATAAATCTATTTGGTGAAGGCGCGACAGTTCCTTTCATTGCCAGATACCGTAAAGAGCATACCGGCGGTTTAGATGAAGATTATTTGCGCCAAATTGAAGACCGCCTTAGTTATTTGACAATACTCGAAGAACGAAAGTTGGTAGTTCTTAAAAGCATTGAAGAGCAAGGAAAACTGACTGATGAATTGCGAGATAAAATTTTGGCGGCAGTTAAACTTCAGGAAGTAGAGGATCTTTATCTTCCTTACAAACCGAAACGGAAAACTCGCGGTACAATTGCGAAAGCCAAAGGTCTTGAACCACTCGCATTATTCATTCTCGAAAATCCAAACTTCAAAAATGATTTTGATGAAGTGCTCGCTCAATATATAAATCCGGATTTAGGCGTTAATACAATTGAAGAAGCTCTGCAGGGAGCAAAGGATATAATTGCCGAAATGATTAGCGAAACTGCCGAGGTCCGGCAATCCGCACGCGAATTCTTGTTCGATGATGCATCAATTGTTTCTTCAAAAGCAGATCCTAAAAAAGAAGAACTACGCGCTAACAAAAAAGATGTTTATGAAGTCTACCATAATTTTGCTTGCCAGTTAAACAAAATCAAACCTTATCAATTGCTTGCCATTAACCGCGGCGAAAAGGAATTTTTTCTAAAGGTGACTTTGAGCTATGATAAGCCGGGAATTCTAAATACGATTTTTGATAAGTATTTTTCATATGACAAATCCGTATTCGATGAAATATTAAACGAAGTAGTTGAAGATTCATTCTCACGTTTAATCTATCCTTCCATCGAAAGGGATGTGCGAAATCAATTAAGTGAAGAGGCAGATTTACATGCAATTGAAATTTTTGCAGCGAATCTCCGTCAATTGCTTCTTCAGCCGCCGATTAACAGCAAGAACATATTAGGAATTGATCCCGGATTTTATTCCGGTTCAAAACTTGCTGTTATTGATACAACTGGAAAATATATTGAAGGGACAACTATTTATCCCCATCCTCCGCAAAACAGATCTGCAGATGCAAAAAAAATTCTTCTTGATTTGATAGAAAGATACGGGGTTAATCTCATTGCAATTGGAAATGGAACTGCAAGCAGAGAAACAGAATTATTAATTGCCGATCTGATAAAAGAGAACAAACTTGATTGTCATTATTTAATTGTGAACGAAGCCGGTGCTTCTGTTTATTCTGCAAGTCCGCTAGCAAAAGAAGAGTTTCCGGAATTGGAAGCAAGTCAAAGAGGAAATATTTCAATCGCACGGCGTGTGCTCGATCCTCTTGCCGAACTTGTGAAGATTGATCCTAAATCAATTGGCGTAGGACTTTATCAGCACGATGTCGATCAAAAATTACTTTTAAAAAAATTGGATGATGTAGTGGTTAGCTGCGTTAATTATGTTGGTGTTGATGTCAATACTGCTTCTGTATCATTGTTAAATCATGTCTCCGGACTGAACAAACGGATCGCAACCAATTTAATTAAGCACCGTGATAAGATAGGGAGATTCACAAACCGCGATCAATTTATGAAAGTAACCGGCATGGGAGAAAAAGCGTTTGAGCAATGTGCCGGATTCTTAAAAATTCCAAACGGAGAAAATCCGCTTGATAATACATTCATTCATCCTGAATCTTATGATGCAACAACAAAACTTTTAAAACTGTGTGAACTTTCGACAACTCACATAAACGAAAAAGGAAATCTTGTGGAGTTGTTTGTGAAAAATAAAGGAACACAAAAAATTGCTGAACAAATCGGAATTGGAGAACCTACATTAATAGACATACTTGATAATCTAAAAAAACCGGGACGAGATCCGCGCGAGGAGATGCCAAAACCAATTCTAAGAAGCGATGTTTTGAAAATGGAAGATCTTGAGGAAGGAATGAAATTGAAAGGAACAGTTAGAAACGTGGTTGATTTCGGTGCATTTATAGATATCGGTGTTAAACAAGATGGACTTCTTCATATTTCTCAGATCGCGAATAAATATGTCAAGAATCCGCTAGAGTTGTTAAAAGTTGGAGACATAATTGATGTAACGGTACTCTCTATTGATATTCCGAAGCAAAGAATTGCACTTAGTATGATTTCAAACATGTAG
- a CDS encoding phosphomannomutase/phosphoglucomutase, with amino-acid sequence MEKIQSFKAYDIRGKVPGDLNIDLAYKIGRTIVKYLNAKSIVIGRDVRKSSPELSDALSKGINDVGCDVLDLGLCGTEMIYFGTPFLNADGGVMITASHNPPEYNGLKFVKKGSVPMGYESGLDVIEQMVLKNELVEMAAVKGKVIQKNIMNEFISKVTQFFDAKKILPYKVVVNAGNGCAGPALDALEKYLPIEMIKVFHEPDSNFPNGVPNPLLPENRQPTIDAIKKYGADLGVAWDGDYDRCFFFDERGNFIEGYYIVGLLAKSILKLNPGGKIVHDPRLIWNTIDVVNKAGGEAIVSKSGHAFIKQKMREVNSVYGGEMSAHHYFRDNFYSDSGLIPFVLILQLMSNEKSKLSDLVGEMISSYPCSGEINSTIPEPALMIQKLKEKYSDGILDELDGVSIEFPNWRFNVRMSNTEPLLRLNVESKKDEKLMQKKTDELLKFIRG; translated from the coding sequence ATGGAAAAAATTCAATCTTTCAAAGCATATGATATAAGAGGTAAAGTGCCGGGTGATTTGAACATTGACCTCGCCTATAAAATTGGTCGTACAATTGTAAAATATTTGAATGCTAAATCGATTGTGATCGGCAGAGATGTAAGAAAATCATCGCCGGAGCTTTCCGACGCTTTATCTAAAGGAATAAATGATGTAGGATGCGATGTTCTGGACCTTGGCTTGTGCGGAACAGAGATGATATACTTCGGTACACCATTCCTTAATGCTGACGGCGGAGTAATGATAACTGCAAGCCATAATCCACCTGAATACAATGGGTTGAAATTTGTGAAAAAAGGTTCGGTGCCAATGGGCTACGAATCCGGCTTGGACGTAATTGAACAAATGGTTCTTAAAAATGAACTCGTTGAGATGGCTGCTGTAAAAGGGAAAGTAATTCAAAAAAATATTATGAATGAATTTATTTCTAAAGTAACACAATTTTTTGACGCCAAGAAAATTCTACCGTATAAAGTAGTTGTGAATGCGGGTAACGGTTGTGCGGGCCCGGCACTAGATGCTCTGGAAAAATATTTACCTATTGAAATGATAAAAGTTTTTCATGAACCGGATTCAAATTTCCCGAACGGTGTACCCAATCCCCTTCTCCCCGAAAACCGTCAGCCAACTATTGACGCAATTAAAAAATATGGCGCTGATCTTGGAGTTGCATGGGACGGCGATTACGACCGCTGCTTCTTTTTTGATGAACGTGGAAATTTTATTGAGGGATATTATATTGTTGGTTTGCTCGCCAAATCAATTTTAAAATTAAACCCGGGTGGCAAGATTGTTCATGATCCAAGACTCATTTGGAATACGATTGACGTTGTAAATAAAGCCGGTGGCGAAGCGATAGTCTCCAAGAGCGGACACGCATTCATAAAACAAAAAATGAGAGAAGTTAATTCAGTCTATGGCGGAGAAATGTCGGCACATCATTATTTCCGTGATAATTTTTATTCAGACAGCGGACTTATTCCATTTGTACTAATTCTTCAATTAATGTCTAATGAGAAATCAAAGCTTTCCGATCTTGTCGGTGAAATGATTAGTTCTTACCCATGTTCGGGGGAAATTAATTCAACTATCCCGGAACCGGCATTAATGATCCAGAAATTGAAAGAAAAATATTCGGATGGGATATTGGATGAATTAGATGGAGTTAGTATCGAATTTCCAAATTGGCGTTTTAACGTCAGAATGAGTAATACTGAGCCGCTTCTTCGTTTAAATGTTGAATCAAAAAAAGATGAAAAATTAATGCAAAAAAAAACCGATGAACTCTTGAAATTTATACGAGGATAG